The Candidatus Phaeomarinobacter ectocarpi genome includes a region encoding these proteins:
- a CDS encoding SH3 domain-containing protein gives MFFSLRHLPHALRALLRSAGFAAVVILAGAATGPASMAQPSAASTLSGGVQIGPVTGLPMPRFVSIKSSPVNVRGGPSTNHQVAWVFVRKDVPVEVTAEFENWRRIRDVDGDQGWVFHTLIDGERTVMVVGPDKQAPRTGDLVPLHFAPDTASDEVALVEPGVVGALVNCSQTWCAVRMGPHEGFMRATALFGIYAREAG, from the coding sequence ATGTTTTTTTCCCTTCGTCACCTTCCACACGCCCTTCGCGCGCTTTTGCGCAGTGCGGGGTTTGCGGCTGTTGTCATTCTGGCTGGCGCTGCGACGGGGCCTGCCAGCATGGCGCAGCCGAGTGCCGCCAGCACGCTGAGCGGCGGCGTTCAGATCGGGCCGGTGACCGGCCTGCCAATGCCCCGTTTCGTGTCGATCAAATCGAGCCCCGTCAATGTGCGCGGCGGGCCCTCAACCAATCATCAGGTTGCGTGGGTTTTCGTGCGCAAGGATGTGCCGGTTGAAGTGACGGCCGAATTTGAAAACTGGCGGCGTATCCGCGACGTGGATGGGGATCAGGGCTGGGTGTTCCACACCCTCATCGACGGTGAACGGACTGTCATGGTGGTTGGACCTGACAAGCAAGCACCGCGCACAGGCGACCTGGTGCCGCTTCACTTTGCACCGGACACGGCAAGCGACGAAGTTGCCCTTGTGGAGCCCGGCGTGGTGGGCGCGCTGGTCAATTGCAGCCAGACGTGGTGCGCCGTACGCATGGGCCCGCACGAGGGTTTCATGCGGGCCACAGCGTTGTTCGGCATCTACGCCCGCGAAGCGGGCTGA